A portion of the Caloranaerobacter ferrireducens genome contains these proteins:
- a CDS encoding ABC transporter substrate-binding protein gives MFKNLLRKKPKSLSSNIENKVIPTNDEKKEINTDYTSLLIHNQKCTIDKISNRIDETGFATENLIEIINNISKNVEIQMQAIDKVVNEIESYSALTEEVQASTISSLQIAEDTKEVAKEGNQAVNNSIQAMNEIKVSVDNTKSIVANLNKQTAQIDNMLKIIKDIANQTNLLALNAAIEAARAGEHGRGFAVVAEEVRKLAQKSEESAEQISSIILKIKDSIQETLKAMNESGLKVNKGVDIANNTITVFNKIIESINTTTEVTNEITSAISQQTSNLEEIVFSAKEMNDISEKIIAMIEVALMNAQHTKSSIEILSKTSENLNSITDKVLNNIKLGNRKETKLKTVMGRSLDTLDPAIPFDQDSLKILGNVHTGLLTSSATTDVLPGIAKSWFVSEDNLTWTFNLRKGAKFHNSQEVTSEDVKFSLERILSPKLKSPNAWLLYPIDGAEEFHNGEVNHVRGIKVIDRYRLSITLTKPYSGFLLNLSQPCCAIIEKNSALNNKFVGCGPYMIEEMDDEKYTLKAFEGYFGGQPYIDKIEVYHNDNNPVEGYINNKYDFLMLNNSGVKELFENGFSSEIKVKDVMTTFFAGFNLKSNSIFAKDKNIRKAINHAVNKERIINEVVNGLASESKGVFPPAILDNSHLKGFEFNPNLSRRLLRESNYNNEKLLILGYEGDSNNSNNKIIELIVEDLNNVGINCEIIKVPSKEYLKAENMNKCHLFIMGWIADTGDPDNYLEPLFNPKAYTNFTGYNNEYVTRLMEEAKEIINPERRIELYKTIQDKIIEDVPWIFLYHPQTAYVHKTHIKNVQLNPLGKVRFEDIICE, from the coding sequence ATGTTTAAGAACCTACTGAGAAAAAAGCCAAAATCTTTAAGTTCGAACATTGAAAACAAAGTTATTCCAACTAATGATGAGAAAAAAGAAATAAATACAGATTACACAAGCCTATTAATACATAATCAAAAATGTACAATCGATAAAATTTCGAACAGAATAGATGAAACTGGATTTGCTACAGAAAACTTAATCGAAATAATAAATAATATTTCTAAAAATGTTGAAATACAAATGCAAGCTATCGATAAAGTTGTAAACGAAATTGAAAGTTATTCTGCATTAACTGAAGAAGTTCAAGCTAGTACTATAAGTTCTCTTCAGATAGCAGAAGATACAAAAGAAGTTGCTAAAGAAGGTAACCAAGCTGTAAATAATTCTATTCAAGCAATGAATGAAATAAAAGTATCTGTTGATAACACTAAAAGCATTGTTGCAAATTTAAATAAGCAGACAGCTCAAATAGATAATATGCTTAAAATAATAAAAGATATCGCTAATCAAACAAATCTATTAGCTTTAAATGCTGCAATAGAAGCTGCAAGAGCAGGAGAACATGGTCGTGGTTTTGCAGTAGTAGCAGAAGAAGTAAGAAAACTGGCTCAAAAAAGCGAAGAATCTGCTGAACAAATTTCTTCAATAATACTAAAAATTAAAGATAGTATACAAGAAACTCTAAAAGCAATGAATGAAAGTGGTTTAAAAGTCAATAAAGGTGTAGATATTGCAAATAATACAATAACTGTTTTCAATAAAATAATTGAGTCAATAAATACAACTACTGAAGTGACTAACGAAATAACATCTGCAATTTCACAGCAGACTAGTAACTTAGAAGAGATTGTATTTTCAGCTAAAGAAATGAATGACATATCTGAAAAAATCATAGCAATGATTGAAGTTGCTCTGATGAACGCACAGCACACAAAATCTTCAATTGAAATTTTGTCTAAAACATCAGAAAACCTTAACAGTATAACTGATAAAGTCCTTAACAATATTAAATTGGGCAATAGAAAAGAAACTAAACTAAAAACAGTTATGGGAAGAAGTTTAGATACATTAGACCCTGCTATTCCATTTGACCAAGATAGTTTAAAAATATTAGGCAATGTACATACTGGACTATTAACTTCAAGCGCTACAACTGATGTATTACCTGGCATAGCTAAAAGCTGGTTTGTAAGTGAAGATAATCTTACTTGGACTTTTAATCTTAGAAAAGGTGCTAAATTTCATAATAGTCAAGAAGTTACCTCTGAAGACGTTAAATTTTCTCTTGAAAGAATATTAAGCCCAAAACTTAAATCTCCTAATGCATGGCTTTTATATCCTATTGATGGTGCTGAAGAATTTCACAATGGTGAAGTTAATCATGTTAGAGGTATAAAAGTCATAGACAGATACAGATTATCTATAACCTTAACAAAACCTTATAGTGGTTTTCTACTTAACTTATCTCAACCTTGTTGTGCAATTATAGAAAAGAATTCAGCACTTAACAATAAATTTGTAGGTTGCGGACCATATATGATCGAAGAAATGGATGATGAAAAGTACACATTAAAAGCTTTTGAAGGATATTTTGGTGGACAACCATATATAGATAAAATAGAAGTTTATCATAATGATAACAATCCTGTTGAAGGTTATATAAACAATAAATATGACTTCTTAATGCTCAATAACTCTGGTGTCAAAGAATTATTTGAAAACGGATTTAGTAGCGAAATTAAAGTAAAAGATGTAATGACAACATTCTTTGCAGGTTTTAACTTAAAATCTAACTCAATTTTTGCTAAGGATAAAAATATAAGAAAAGCCATTAACCATGCTGTAAATAAAGAAAGAATAATCAACGAAGTAGTCAACGGACTTGCTTCTGAATCTAAGGGAGTATTCCCTCCAGCAATCCTAGATAATAGTCATCTTAAAGGATTTGAATTTAATCCTAACCTATCCAGAAGGTTATTAAGAGAAAGTAATTATAACAATGAGAAGTTATTAATACTGGGATATGAAGGTGATAGCAATAATTCCAACAATAAAATAATCGAACTTATTGTAGAAGACTTGAATAATGTAGGAATTAACTGCGAAATCATTAAAGTTCCTTCTAAAGAATATTTAAAAGCTGAAAACATGAATAAATGCCATTTATTCATTATGGGATGGATTGCTGATACTGGAGATCCTGACAACTATTTAGAACCTTTATTTAACCCTAAAGCTTATACTAACTTTACTGGATATAATAATGAATATGTAACAAGGTTAATGGAAGAAGCTAAAGAAATTATAAATCCTGAAAGAAGAATTGAATTATACAAGACAATTCAAGACAAGATTATCGAAGATGTGCCATGGATATTCTTATATCACCCACAAACAGCTTATGTTCATAAAACACATATAAAAAATGTACAACTCAATCCATTAGGAAAAGTTAGATTTGAAGATATTATTTGTGAATAA
- a CDS encoding TVP38/TMEM64 family protein, producing the protein MDSKKEVKQDKKKSYVKLAITLGLIVVVIGLMKYFGLFEYISLENMQNLKAWINSYGVIGPIIYIILYIVACLFFLPGLPIAVLAGLAFGPVMGAVYASIGSTLGASAAFLVARYAARDMVESWVEGNEQFKKIDEGVEKQGWRMLMITRLVPVFPFNLQNYAYGLTKIKFGTYVLVSWICMIPGAIAFTFMGGSIVSGEGNIGKTLMYLGIGAIFFVILTLIPGWLKKRKGLEI; encoded by the coding sequence ATGGATAGTAAAAAAGAAGTAAAACAAGATAAAAAGAAAAGTTATGTGAAACTTGCTATTACTCTTGGACTTATAGTGGTTGTTATTGGTCTTATGAAATATTTTGGACTATTTGAATATATTAGTCTTGAAAATATGCAAAATTTAAAAGCATGGATTAATAGTTATGGAGTCATTGGACCTATAATTTATATAATTCTATACATTGTAGCATGTTTATTCTTTCTTCCAGGATTACCTATAGCTGTATTAGCAGGTTTAGCTTTTGGACCTGTAATGGGAGCTGTATATGCTTCTATAGGATCTACTTTAGGTGCTTCAGCTGCATTTTTAGTAGCTAGATATGCAGCTAGGGATATGGTAGAAAGTTGGGTTGAAGGAAATGAACAATTTAAGAAGATAGACGAAGGTGTTGAAAAACAAGGATGGAGAATGTTAATGATAACTAGATTAGTTCCTGTATTTCCTTTTAACCTTCAAAACTATGCTTATGGACTTACTAAAATTAAGTTTGGCACTTATGTTTTAGTTTCATGGATATGTATGATACCAGGAGCTATAGCTTTTACCTTCATGGGAGGCTCAATTGTAAGTGGAGAAGGTAATATAGGTAAGACTTTAATGTATCTTGGGATTGGAGCAATTTTCTTTGTAATACTAACATTGATACCTGGATGGTTAAAGAAGAGAAAAGGATTGGAAATATAA
- a CDS encoding sulfurtransferase, whose product MSKAKVTSIALIVIVVGVLVWYFGFQGPNVKTSDELIKQEGKYAEYANPEVIVSALKAKEIIDNNKNVVVIDIRKSPEYLLGHIPGAVNIWRPDYESENYPFGGMRAEKEKVEKLLGSLGIDNDTFILLYDGKGDYDAARLWWILDMYGHEKMALIDGGIDGWKAAGLELTTAKPEITPKEYKFKGKVDESKLATLEDVKAAMNDPNVIILDTRSIKEFTGETLKKGAYRKGRIPTSVWIEYKEAINVGEGEDKTFKTVEELKKIYESKGITPDKTIIAYCQSAVRSAHTTFVLTQLLGYENVKNYDGSWIEWSYNKDLPIETGEPK is encoded by the coding sequence ATGAGTAAAGCAAAAGTTACAAGCATAGCGTTAATTGTAATTGTAGTTGGAGTATTAGTTTGGTACTTTGGTTTCCAAGGACCAAATGTAAAAACTAGTGACGAATTAATTAAACAAGAAGGTAAGTATGCTGAATATGCAAATCCGGAAGTTATAGTAAGTGCACTTAAGGCTAAGGAAATAATTGATAATAACAAAAATGTTGTTGTTATCGATATTAGAAAATCACCAGAATACTTATTAGGTCACATACCTGGTGCTGTTAATATATGGAGACCAGACTATGAGAGCGAAAATTATCCATTTGGTGGAATGAGGGCAGAAAAGGAGAAAGTAGAGAAATTATTAGGTAGCTTAGGAATCGATAATGATACATTCATATTGTTGTATGATGGAAAAGGAGATTATGATGCAGCTAGGCTATGGTGGATACTTGATATGTATGGTCATGAGAAAATGGCATTAATAGATGGTGGTATTGATGGATGGAAAGCTGCAGGACTTGAATTAACAACTGCTAAGCCAGAGATTACTCCAAAAGAATATAAATTTAAAGGTAAAGTAGATGAGAGTAAGCTAGCTACATTAGAAGATGTTAAAGCTGCAATGAATGATCCAAATGTGATAATATTAGATACTCGTTCAATAAAAGAATTTACAGGTGAAACTTTAAAGAAAGGTGCTTATAGAAAAGGAAGAATACCTACAAGTGTTTGGATTGAATATAAAGAGGCTATTAATGTTGGAGAAGGTGAAGACAAAACTTTCAAAACTGTAGAAGAATTAAAGAAAATCTATGAGTCAAAAGGAATTACTCCTGATAAGACTATAATAGCATACTGCCAATCAGCAGTAAGATCAGCTCATACTACTTTTGTTTTAACTCAATTACTTGGATATGAAAATGTTAAGAACTATGATGGTTCATGGATTGAATGGAGTTATAATAAAGATCTACCAATTGAAACTGGAGAGCCTAAATAA
- a CDS encoding FAD-dependent oxidoreductase, producing MNKVTYPKEVLEKMKEIVDTCMGDAPPYCEATCPMHTDVKGYVNLIAEGKYKEAIELIREKLFLPATLGRICAHPCEEKCKRGEFKQPMSIAALKRFVADNYDNEKDWNLSIETEKDKRVAVIGAGPAGAQAALDLRRKGYNVTVFEKLPVLGGMMRVGIPEYRLPRNIIDFEYSLLKKIGVEFKLGVEIGKDISFEALKKDFDVVLIAVGAHKGVVIPVPGHELNGVLNAVEFLREVSLTKKANIGKKIAVIGGGNVAIDVARSARRVGAEEVHLVCLESREAMPAHTWEIEEAEEEGIIIHDSFGPEKIIGKDGEVVGIEIKECISIFDKEGKFNPQFNESNKQILEVDNVIFAVGQAVDNSFVSDGMLETQRGGRFKVDPITLQTKLENVFVAGDASGRSTIVIEAMAEGRKAAISIDRYLQGKDLYSDREFEGSYETWLETEIKDDTPNLPRVETTKVEPSKRILSFEEVDLGFNEEQAKEEASRCLKCECRLCVKECEMLKDFCNCPKDLFEEILETGEIDPKIPYSCNMCSQCTLVCPKDFKIKDRFMDIRKQMIKANNGKSPMKGHNAIEVHQALGFSKLFNIAIKDGKAKKTKRVFIPGCSLPSYNPYAVGKTLEYLQEKLPGTGAILKCCGKPTKALGQIDKFKERYAGLQAEIDRLGAEEIIVACQSCFLTISEYSPNQKVRSLWTVLPEIGLPENVRGIGKNSDITFAIHDSCSTRDRSDIHDGIRWIINELGYKIEELSYSRENTRCCGFGGMVVPANPELALRVMKRRTAEAKSDYMVTYCAACRESMVRGGKNALHILDLIFGGPWTSKSKFPGVPSSPITSWANRYKSKREIKKRK from the coding sequence ATGAATAAGGTTACTTATCCAAAAGAAGTATTGGAAAAAATGAAGGAAATCGTAGATACTTGTATGGGTGATGCTCCACCTTATTGTGAAGCTACTTGTCCTATGCATACTGATGTAAAAGGGTATGTAAATTTGATAGCAGAAGGGAAGTACAAAGAGGCGATTGAGTTAATAAGAGAAAAACTATTCTTACCTGCTACTTTGGGCAGAATTTGTGCTCACCCCTGCGAGGAAAAGTGTAAAAGAGGAGAGTTTAAGCAACCTATGTCAATTGCAGCATTAAAGAGATTTGTTGCGGATAACTATGATAATGAAAAAGATTGGAATTTAAGTATTGAAACTGAGAAGGATAAAAGGGTTGCAGTCATTGGTGCAGGACCTGCTGGAGCTCAGGCAGCATTAGACTTAAGAAGAAAAGGCTATAATGTAACAGTATTTGAGAAGCTACCTGTTTTAGGTGGAATGATGAGAGTTGGAATTCCTGAATACAGGTTGCCAAGAAATATTATAGATTTTGAGTATAGCTTACTAAAAAAGATTGGTGTTGAGTTCAAACTAGGAGTAGAAATTGGAAAAGATATATCATTTGAAGCACTAAAGAAAGATTTTGATGTAGTGTTAATAGCAGTAGGAGCTCATAAAGGAGTAGTTATTCCAGTACCTGGTCATGAGCTTAATGGAGTTTTAAATGCTGTTGAATTTTTAAGAGAAGTGAGTTTAACTAAAAAGGCTAATATAGGTAAGAAAATAGCTGTTATAGGTGGCGGAAATGTTGCGATAGATGTTGCTAGGAGTGCAAGAAGAGTAGGAGCAGAAGAAGTACATCTTGTATGTCTTGAGTCAAGAGAGGCAATGCCTGCTCATACTTGGGAAATTGAAGAAGCAGAAGAAGAAGGTATAATTATACATGATAGCTTTGGTCCTGAAAAGATAATAGGAAAAGATGGTGAAGTAGTAGGGATTGAAATAAAAGAATGTATATCAATTTTTGATAAAGAAGGGAAGTTTAATCCTCAATTCAATGAAAGTAATAAGCAAATTCTAGAAGTTGACAACGTTATTTTTGCTGTAGGACAAGCAGTAGATAATTCTTTTGTTTCAGATGGGATGCTAGAAACACAAAGAGGTGGCAGATTTAAGGTTGACCCTATAACTTTACAGACAAAATTAGAAAATGTATTTGTTGCAGGAGATGCATCTGGAAGATCTACAATTGTAATTGAAGCTATGGCAGAGGGAAGAAAGGCTGCAATTTCAATTGATAGATATCTTCAAGGCAAAGATTTGTATTCTGATAGGGAATTTGAAGGAAGTTATGAGACTTGGTTAGAAACTGAAATAAAAGATGATACTCCTAACTTACCAAGAGTTGAAACTACAAAGGTTGAACCAAGCAAGAGAATATTGAGTTTTGAAGAAGTAGACTTAGGTTTTAATGAAGAGCAGGCAAAAGAAGAAGCTTCTAGGTGCTTAAAATGTGAATGTAGATTATGCGTAAAAGAGTGTGAGATGTTAAAGGATTTTTGTAATTGTCCTAAGGACTTATTTGAAGAGATATTAGAAACAGGAGAAATTGATCCTAAAATACCATATTCATGTAATATGTGTAGTCAGTGTACTTTAGTATGTCCAAAAGACTTCAAGATAAAAGATAGATTTATGGATATTAGAAAGCAGATGATTAAAGCTAACAATGGTAAGTCTCCAATGAAAGGGCATAATGCAATTGAGGTGCATCAAGCTTTAGGATTTTCAAAATTATTTAATATAGCAATAAAAGATGGTAAAGCTAAGAAAACTAAACGTGTATTTATACCAGGATGTAGTTTGCCATCGTATAATCCTTATGCTGTAGGTAAGACTTTAGAGTATTTACAGGAAAAGCTACCAGGTACAGGTGCAATATTAAAATGTTGCGGTAAACCAACTAAAGCTTTAGGACAGATTGATAAGTTTAAAGAAAGATATGCAGGTTTACAAGCAGAAATAGACAGATTAGGGGCTGAAGAAATAATAGTAGCCTGTCAATCATGTTTCTTAACAATTTCAGAGTACAGTCCAAACCAAAAAGTAAGGTCATTATGGACAGTTTTACCTGAAATAGGATTACCTGAAAATGTTAGGGGTATAGGTAAGAATAGTGATATAACATTTGCAATACACGATTCATGTTCAACTAGAGATAGGTCAGATATACATGATGGAATTAGATGGATAATAAACGAATTAGGATATAAAATTGAAGAATTATCTTATTCAAGAGAGAATACTAGATGCTGTGGTTTTGGAGGAATGGTAGTACCTGCTAATCCAGAACTGGCATTAAGAGTTATGAAAAGAAGGACAGCTGAGGCGAAATCTGATTATATGGTTACTTATTGTGCAGCTTGTAGGGAGTCTATGGTTAGAGGTGGAAAAAATGCACTTCATATCTTAGACTTGATATTTGGAGGTCCATGGACTTCAAAATCTAAGTTCCCTGGAGTTCCAAGCAGTCCTATTACAAGCTGGGCAAATAGATATAAATCTAAGAGAGAAATTAAAAAGAGAAAATAA
- a CDS encoding LysR family transcriptional regulator, whose product MNLQYLKAFYVTVRVNSISKAAKILHLTQPGLSMQIQSLEKELQVSLLNRSNKGVKLTEAGKIVFDYANTILSLQENIERDLENLKTHKKHLLIGSCKAVGEYALPCSIYVYKQDNKDVEINLEITNTKKVIENLISRNTNIGIIHGNVKNKDLKILKITSDKLLLVTSLPVIKKKITLDELVKLPLIFREEGSGTRETIKKALKCQDIEIDDLNIIYELNSMEAIKTSVLSGKGISFIPELSIKRELRDGLLKVIEIENMEILSDFYVAYRKDHELNPYELNFIDFIRSSKRGFC is encoded by the coding sequence ATGAATTTACAGTATCTTAAGGCCTTCTATGTAACTGTAAGAGTTAATAGCATTTCAAAGGCTGCCAAAATACTCCATCTAACTCAACCAGGATTAAGTATGCAAATACAATCTTTAGAAAAAGAATTACAAGTTAGTTTGCTTAACAGAAGTAATAAAGGTGTTAAATTAACTGAAGCTGGAAAGATAGTTTTTGATTATGCAAATACTATTCTTTCTCTTCAAGAGAATATAGAAAGAGATCTTGAAAATCTAAAAACCCATAAAAAACACTTACTAATAGGCTCTTGTAAAGCAGTAGGAGAATACGCATTACCATGTAGCATATATGTATATAAGCAAGATAATAAAGACGTAGAAATAAATCTAGAAATTACCAATACGAAAAAAGTTATAGAAAATCTTATTAGTAGAAATACAAACATAGGTATCATACACGGAAATGTTAAAAATAAAGATTTAAAAATTCTTAAAATCACTTCTGATAAATTACTTTTAGTTACATCGTTACCAGTTATCAAGAAAAAAATCACTTTAGACGAACTAGTTAAACTTCCTCTTATTTTCCGCGAAGAAGGTTCTGGTACTAGAGAAACTATAAAAAAAGCTTTAAAATGCCAAGATATTGAAATAGATGATTTAAATATTATATATGAACTCAATTCAATGGAAGCTATTAAAACCTCAGTTTTATCTGGAAAAGGTATATCTTTTATTCCTGAGTTATCAATTAAGAGAGAGCTGAGAGATGGATTATTGAAAGTTATAGAAATAGAAAATATGGAAATCCTATCAGACTTCTATGTAGCTTACAGAAAAGACCACGAATTAAATCCTTATGAGTTAAATTTTATAGATTTTATACGCTCTTCAAAACGTGGTTTCTGTTAA
- a CDS encoding phosphotransferase has translation MLKTTLKDKIIDYIRNNRELHYLEFGDDFQVKFLAQGEYNINFTIYCGEKKYVFRVNTGSQIDVKSQIRYEFEALKRLEISGVTPKVFFVDDTKTYFNYGILIMEFLDGRPLEYNKDLNKAAHIFSRIHSLDLNKIDTSNFIVEENIFTDRVNEGKKLLKDFLVEPKVNKDIKKFFYRFLEWAEENKWKEKYFTDYKWHVINNTEVNSHNFIIGDKKSYLIDWEKPVLSDPCQDLTQFLAPTTTLWKADYILSVEEKEQFFKEYIKGLGGKDNEIRDRVRLYMPYLYLRALSWCAFAYLEYQKPDKDIKNMDTFKKIKAYLDIDFMKTLLKEYISDI, from the coding sequence ATGTTAAAGACTACGCTAAAAGATAAAATCATAGATTATATTAGAAATAATAGAGAGTTACACTATTTAGAATTTGGAGATGACTTTCAAGTAAAATTTCTAGCTCAAGGTGAGTATAACATAAACTTTACTATATATTGTGGTGAGAAAAAATATGTTTTTAGGGTAAATACGGGGAGTCAAATAGATGTTAAAAGTCAGATTAGGTATGAGTTTGAAGCTTTAAAGAGACTTGAGATAAGTGGGGTTACCCCAAAGGTATTTTTTGTAGACGATACAAAGACATATTTTAATTATGGAATATTGATTATGGAATTTTTAGATGGAAGACCTTTAGAGTATAATAAAGATTTAAATAAGGCAGCTCACATTTTTTCTAGGATACATTCTTTGGACTTGAACAAAATAGATACAAGTAATTTTATTGTTGAGGAAAATATTTTTACAGACAGAGTGAATGAAGGGAAAAAATTACTCAAGGATTTCTTGGTTGAACCTAAGGTGAACAAAGATATTAAGAAGTTTTTTTATAGATTTCTAGAGTGGGCAGAAGAGAATAAGTGGAAGGAAAAATATTTTACGGACTATAAATGGCATGTAATAAACAATACAGAAGTAAATTCGCATAACTTTATAATTGGTGATAAAAAGAGTTACCTTATTGATTGGGAGAAACCTGTTTTGAGTGATCCTTGTCAAGATTTAACACAGTTTTTAGCTCCAACTACTACACTTTGGAAAGCTGATTATATTTTAAGTGTTGAAGAAAAGGAACAATTTTTTAAAGAATATATAAAAGGCCTTGGGGGTAAAGATAATGAAATTAGAGATAGGGTAAGGTTATATATGCCATATCTCTATCTAAGGGCATTGTCGTGGTGTGCTTTTGCATACCTTGAGTATCAAAAACCAGACAAAGATATCAAAAATATGGATACATTCAAAAAGATTAAAGCATATTTAGATATTGATTTTATGAAGACACTTTTAAAGGAATACATCAGTGATATCTAA
- a CDS encoding TIGR04282 family arsenosugar biosynthesis glycosyltransferase — protein sequence MDALILMTRIPIPGKTKTRLIGTLTKKECAEIHKAFLLDIFKSFSFIKDEIDIYLTFTPEDSLYLIENILPDYIQCFPQTGDNLGERMSNAMEYLFEKGYTKVGLMGSDIPDIQPFEIRKAFEELENNDVVIGPTFDGGYFFIGLKKMDKGLFVNDIKWGNKSVLEGTIDIANGMGLKTALIEKHRDIDTREDLFAFYENMKKGIWKDKIIPHNTIKFIQNCWSDRGNVKDYAKR from the coding sequence ATGGACGCACTAATATTGATGACAAGAATACCAATACCAGGTAAAACTAAAACTAGGCTAATTGGCACATTGACTAAGAAAGAATGTGCTGAAATACATAAAGCCTTCCTATTAGATATTTTCAAATCATTTAGTTTTATCAAAGATGAAATAGATATATATTTAACTTTTACTCCAGAAGATTCTCTTTATTTAATAGAGAACATATTACCCGATTATATTCAGTGTTTTCCTCAAACTGGAGATAACTTAGGTGAGAGAATGTCAAATGCAATGGAATACCTTTTTGAAAAAGGGTATACAAAGGTAGGATTAATGGGGTCAGATATACCCGATATTCAACCTTTTGAAATAAGAAAAGCCTTTGAAGAGCTTGAAAACAATGATGTTGTAATAGGTCCTACATTCGATGGAGGATATTTCTTCATTGGGTTGAAAAAAATGGACAAGGGATTGTTTGTAAATGATATAAAATGGGGTAATAAGTCGGTTTTAGAGGGTACAATTGATATTGCCAATGGAATGGGGCTGAAGACTGCGTTAATAGAAAAGCACAGGGACATAGATACAAGGGAAGATTTATTTGCATTTTATGAAAACATGAAAAAAGGTATTTGGAAGGATAAGATAATTCCTCATAATACCATAAAATTCATACAAAATTGTTGGAGTGATAGGGGAAATGTTAAAGACTACGCTAAAAGATAA
- a CDS encoding TIGR04283 family arsenosugar biosynthesis glycosyltransferase: MISIIIPVLNEEKSIEFLLKQINKLKGDKEVIVVDGGSVDNTVNIARKYAKVIMSEKGRAKQMNKGAKNAKGNILWFVHSDSYVHEEALQKIEEAIKTGYIGGGFSLYFYDLDTRFMKFVAVTSNWRAKYFGLFFGDQGIFVKKSIFDELGGYPEIELMEDWELSRKLAKKGKMTMIKVPIGTSARRFVKGGQLRTLLLMHKIKLLHLIGVSPDKLSKIYRGG, translated from the coding sequence ATGATATCTATAATAATACCTGTACTTAATGAGGAAAAAAGTATAGAGTTTTTACTTAAACAGATTAATAAACTAAAAGGAGACAAAGAGGTTATTGTTGTAGATGGCGGTAGTGTAGACAATACGGTTAATATAGCAAGAAAATATGCCAAAGTTATAATGAGTGAAAAGGGCAGAGCTAAGCAAATGAACAAAGGAGCCAAAAATGCAAAGGGAAATATTCTATGGTTTGTTCATTCAGACTCATATGTACATGAAGAAGCTTTACAAAAAATAGAGGAAGCTATTAAAACTGGTTATATTGGAGGAGGATTTTCTCTATATTTCTATGACCTGGATACACGTTTTATGAAATTTGTAGCTGTAACATCTAATTGGAGGGCAAAATATTTTGGCTTATTTTTTGGAGACCAAGGAATATTCGTTAAGAAAAGCATTTTTGATGAATTAGGAGGATATCCTGAGATTGAGTTGATGGAAGATTGGGAACTGTCAAGAAAACTTGCAAAAAAAGGTAAAATGACTATGATTAAAGTACCAATAGGTACGTCAGCCAGAAGGTTTGTAAAAGGAGGCCAACTTAGAACACTACTTTTGATGCATAAAATCAAATTGTTACATTTAATAGGGGTATCTCCAGATAAATTAAGTAAGATTTATAGGGGAGGCTAG